A DNA window from Onthophagus taurus isolate NC chromosome 1, IU_Otau_3.0, whole genome shotgun sequence contains the following coding sequences:
- the LOC111414870 gene encoding fumarate hydratase, mitochondrial-like — MDDFRIETDTMGIVRVPIRKYYGSQTMRSLVNFPIGDEAERIPLRVIQAMGIVKKASALVNLQYGLDSKKVENITHACDEVISGSLYEEHFPLLIWQTGSGTHTNMNANEVIANRAIEMMGGKLGTKVPVHPNDDVNMSQSSNDTFPAAMHIAVAIELQECTFQGLFALRDALEKKSKEFTNIVKIGRTHLQDAVPLTLGQEFSGYLQQINFGIARLQDTLPRLYMLAIGGTAVGTGLNTRSDFAEKSASQIAQLTGLPFITAPNKFEALAAHDSMVEVSGALNTIACSIMKIANDIRFLGSGPRCGFGELNLPENEPGSSMMPGKINPTQCEAITMVCAQVMGNHVAVTIGGSNGHFELNVYKTMMVANVLRSAKLLGDGCIAFANNCVIGISPNLKKIEHNLKNSLMLVTALNPHIGYDKAAKIAITAHKDNANLRDTAVKLGFLTADEFDQWVKPENMLAPKK; from the exons ATGGACGATTTTCGAATAGAAACTGACACAATGGGAATAGTTCGCGTCCCTATCCGCAAATATTACGGTTCGCAAACAATGAGATCGTTGGTGAATTTTCCAATAGGCGACGAGGCCGAAAGAATTCCATTGCGAGTAATTCAAGCGATGGGGATTGTTAAAAAAGCATCGGCTCTTGTCAATCTTCAATACGGTCTCGAttcaaaaaaagttgaaaatataaCTCACGCTTGCGACGAAGTTATATCTGGGAGTTTGTACGAGGAACATTTTCCCCTTTTGATATGGCAAACGGGATCCGGAACTCATACCAACATGAATGCGAACGAGGTAATTGCGAATAGAGCAATCGAAATGATGGGTGGAAAATTAGGAACGAAAGTTCCGGTACATCCTAATGATGATGTAAATATGAGTCAGAGCAGTAATGATACATTTCCCGCTGCTATGCATATAGCTGTAGCTATCGAGTTGCAAGAGTGCACTTTTCAGGGATTGTTCGCTTTGAGAGATgcgttagaaaaaaaaagcaaagaGTTTACTAACATTGTAAAAATTGGTAGGACACATCTTCAAGATGCTGTTCCTCTCACTTTAGGACAAGAATTTAGTGGttatttacaacaaattaattttg GGATCGCAAGGCTGCAAGATACACTTCCTCGGCTCTATATGTTAGCTATAGGGGGTACTGCAGTGGGCACAGGTTTAAATACTAGGTCGGATTTTGCAGAAAAATCCGCATCGCAAATAGCCCAGCTCACCGGATTACCATTCATTACAGCCCCGAATAAATTCGAAGCGTTAGCGGCTCACGATTCGATGGTCGAAGTTTCTGGAGCTTTAAATACTATAGCTTGTTCCATCATGAAAATAGCCAACGATATCAGATTTCTCGGTTCCGGACCGCGCTGTGGTTTCGGAGAATTGAACCTACCCGAAAACGAACCCGGAAGTTCGATGATGCCCGGAAAAATTAATCCAACACAATGTGAAGCTATTACAATGGTTTGCGCTCAAGTTATGGGTAATCACGTTGCAGTTACAATCGGAGGTTCAAACGGACATTTCGAGTTGAATGTTTACAAAACTATGATGGTTGCTAATGTATTAAGATCAGCAAAGTTATTAGGAGATGGTTGTATCGCTTTCGCAAATAATTGTGTAATAGGGATTTCTcctaatttaaagaaaattgagcataatttgaaaaatagtttaatGTTAGTGACTGCTCTTAATCCTCATATTGGGTACGATAAAGCTGCGAAAATTGCTATTACTGCACATAAAGATAATGCTAATCTTAGAGATACCGCGGTAAAATTGGGATTTTTAACAGCCGATGAATTTGATCAATGGGTGAAACCTGAAAATATGTTAGCACCGAAAAAATAg